The Setaria viridis chromosome 9, Setaria_viridis_v4.0, whole genome shotgun sequence sequence ACCGCCAACACCGATCGCATCGCCACCATCTCTCTTTCGTCCCTTGCGTCTTCGGAGTTCGGACTGAGGCTTGTAGGATGTGGCGCGGCGTTGTGTTTATTAGCAGGATAGCTCCAACTCGGTTTGGTTGGATCCACCGACTCCGAGACCGAAACCAAAGAAGGTATTGATTTTTCAGGTTTTATAATTCAGTTTGTAATCCAGCCCATGATTTTCTTTCAGATATCTAATAAAAATCTACACAAAACCTTCTCCATCGATTCCTCTCTAAACTGCAAGGAAACCACCCATAGTTCTAGTTTATCTCGGTCGCCATAATTTTATCATTCAATCTTAACAGATATGTAAATATGCTCATACGTTGCTACACACGAATGTGATATGTACATATTGCTAAATATGATTTTATGAAAATATGATATATTGTACACTATTTATGCTATTTTACAGAACAGTTCTTGTTCTTTGTTTGAAAAGAAAATGGGGGTATGAAAGCCATGCCAGATGTAAGCTGTCAAAGATAAATGCGAAGAActaaaattcttttttttttgcgggcaGAAGAACTAAAATTCTGGGTGTGAGTAGGTTTTAATTTTCACTTCCTCTTTCTATAAGAACAACATGTTCAAGTCAAAGTAGAGTGATGCTGGAGTGCTCGTCTCTATCTGTTAAATGCCTGCACTACCtgcaaactatttttttttatcttgagCACAGTTTTTACGCTCATTAATTACAGAGAGTAGCTTCGAGTCTCAGACCACGGTTCGTAAGCAGCAGTGCAATTGGCTCAGCGGTAAAGAACACAGGCCAAACTGGCAGTCTGCTAACACATTGACTAATCCCTTCATGTATTGCATACTACTGCCATTTACATGGCCAGCCTAACAGTCTTGCATCAATCCCTAGTTAACGCGAGATCAACATTGGCGGCACAAACTAAGCTTCCTGAATCTTGATCTAGCCTATGGAACGAGAGCAGCTTTGAAACTGAAGAAGTCCTGCGACATCTGCTCGAGGACCATGAGTACAGAGAACACACCCATCCCAACGAGAACAGGCTTTGCACTGGTCAAGTCCACTCTCTCCCTGTTATCTTCCAACAGCTCTCCGTCTGCAAGTCCGGCACTTTTGCCAGACAGTTTGGAGCCAATAGCCCAGGCCATCAGTGGAGGGAGAACACCATACAGGATGGTCATGCAGTATCCTCCCTGAACATTTGTGCAGGATAGCAGTGCAGAGCAAGTCAATGAAGAATGGGATGCTATGTTTGCTCCATTTTAACTAAGAATAGATGCCACATGTTTTGATGTACACTTACCGCGATGTCAGTAGCTATGGAGAATGAATTTGGGACGGTAGCTGCGATGACTATGGTCGGGACAACCACGATTCCGGTGGCGATGTAGCTGAGCCTGTTCTTCTCCAGAATTGCTACCACACCAACATCAGGATGCCCGGATCCATCTTTCTTGCGAAATGCATCGATGCCTTTGTTGATCTTTTCCTGCACCCACCCCATGTCTGATCAGAACCCTTCACATATTGTTCCTAGAAATCGCTTGGCGGCCTACTTATACCTTTATATTTACATGTTCTTTGGTTGATGAAGACACTAGGTCGGTCATCTGCTCGATGAAGAACTGAGAAGCCCCAAGCAGCGTTCCGATGAGGGACGTCCCGACGGCGAGCAGCGAGAAAGTCTCCACCACGGTATAGCTCCATCTACAAAAATCAAAGAACTCTATTCACGTGACTGAAATTGAATGCCTCGGCATCGGCTGCCTGCATGTTCTATCTAAACCTGAAGCGTTGAGCAGCGATGCAGATTGCCGAAAAAGATGCAGGCACGTTCTTGGTACCGCGGCGTCCTTACTCTGCCTTTAACATGTCCTGAACGTCAAACCCGCCGAGGTCCGTGGCGAGGCCGAGCGCGATGTCGTCCCACACCAGCAGGGACACCAGCGGCACGAGGCTGCCGACGAGTATCGACAGCCGGATCCTCGCGAGATCCCCTTCCAGGTACGCGCAGATCACTGCGAAATCGGCGAAGGTTCAGTACCTTCCAAGTGATAGGCTAGCAGGTCTCTGAACGGTTTCGGCGACATGCTGGATCGGGGTAGGGTGTATACCTGGTGCGATGTCGTGGAAGACCAGCGTGAAGATGATCACGGGCAGCGCCGCCGGGACCTGCTCCCAGTTGGCGTTCGCTGGCAGGCTCAGGCCACCGCCGATCGCCACTGCTGATACCTCAATCGTCAGCAGTAAACCTGTTGcgacagacagacagacagatCGTGGTTAACTGGTCAGACGATTTCATTTCCTTAATTTATATTTAAGCTAGGGTTCATGAATTGATGACGATCATAGTAGTACAGAGGTTGCCGATCGGATCACGTTGGTTGGTCACATCACGAATGTAATAATAAGGACGAACACATGGAGAGGCGTACATGCTGATAATTCTGCCTTTACTTCGGCACAGTATTGGTTGCCAGTACATACCTTGGGACATGGGACGCCTCAGTTGggaaaaactttttttttttttgca is a genomic window containing:
- the LOC117839228 gene encoding uncharacterized protein yields the protein MQVAIAHAALCPRPKAHRATFGCPAARARHVPRGLSGGGGAKWCAAAAAGKGARDVPPGFADARPVVAAEGTRAAGPDAVAAAAPPRGARRGSVAGAVALIVGTSIGSGILAVPQRTAPAGFIPSAACMVTCWAFLVAEALLIAEINVHLRRRRGKDVSLYGGGGDGNQDLEVISVKSMAQETLGAWGGHVATVAYLFLSYTSMVAYASKSGEVLSRLVAGVPEPVAGAAFTAALGLLVAGGGTGVTDRVNQLLTFVMIGLLLTIEVSAVAIGGGLSLPANANWEQVPAALPVIIFTLVFHDIAPVICAYLEGDLARIRLSILVGSLVPLVSLLVWDDIALGLATDLGGFDVQDMLKAEWSYTVVETFSLLAVGTSLIGTLLGASQFFIEQMTDLVSSSTKEHVNIKEKINKGIDAFRKKDGSGHPDVGVVAILEKNRLSYIATGIVVVPTIVIAATVPNSFSIATDIAGGYCMTILYGVLPPLMAWAIGSKLSGKSAGLADGELLEDNRERVDLTSAKPVLVGMGVFSVLMVLEQMSQDFFSFKAALVP